One segment of Streptosporangium brasiliense DNA contains the following:
- a CDS encoding alcohol dehydrogenase catalytic domain-containing protein codes for MRIRGAVLEEIGRSRPYAESRPLSVSELELDPPGPGELLVRIEAAGVCHSDLSVVDGNRVRPVPMLLGHEAAGLVEQVGTGVDDVEVGRRVVMTFLPRCGGCEGCATDGVTPCVPGSAANNRGALLAGGVRLRRDGAEVLHHLGVSAFATHAVVDRHSVVPVGEDVPPEVAAILGCAVLTGGGAVINVGRPSAGQTVMVVGLGGVGMAALITALAFDGVTVIGVDGNPDKLVTAQELGAHAVYRPAEVVELGIKAPIVVEAAGNARAFETAVTATAPGGRTVTVGLPAPDARASISPLGLVAEGRTIVGSYLGSAVPARDIPVFAQMWREGRLPVEALVSSRIRLSAVNEAMDQLADGTAIRQVIVFDDADGR; via the coding sequence ATGAGAATCCGCGGAGCCGTCCTCGAAGAGATCGGCCGGTCGCGCCCGTACGCCGAGTCCCGGCCGCTGTCGGTCTCCGAGCTCGAACTGGACCCGCCCGGCCCCGGCGAGCTCCTCGTCAGGATCGAGGCGGCGGGCGTGTGCCACTCGGACCTGTCGGTCGTCGACGGCAACCGGGTGCGCCCGGTCCCCATGCTCCTGGGGCACGAGGCGGCCGGCCTGGTGGAGCAGGTCGGCACGGGCGTCGATGACGTCGAGGTCGGCCGGCGGGTCGTCATGACCTTCCTGCCTCGCTGCGGCGGGTGCGAGGGCTGTGCCACCGACGGGGTGACGCCCTGCGTCCCCGGAAGCGCGGCGAACAACAGGGGAGCGCTGCTGGCCGGCGGCGTCCGCCTGCGCCGGGACGGCGCCGAGGTCCTGCACCACCTCGGGGTCTCCGCCTTCGCCACCCACGCCGTCGTCGACCGGCACTCGGTCGTCCCGGTGGGCGAGGACGTCCCTCCCGAGGTCGCCGCGATCCTCGGCTGCGCCGTGCTCACCGGCGGCGGCGCGGTCATCAACGTCGGCAGGCCCTCCGCCGGTCAGACGGTGATGGTCGTCGGGCTCGGCGGCGTCGGCATGGCCGCGCTGATCACCGCCCTCGCCTTCGACGGCGTCACGGTCATCGGCGTCGACGGCAACCCGGACAAGCTCGTCACCGCACAGGAACTGGGCGCCCACGCGGTGTACCGCCCCGCCGAGGTCGTCGAGCTCGGGATCAAGGCGCCGATCGTCGTCGAGGCGGCAGGGAACGCCCGGGCCTTCGAGACCGCGGTCACGGCGACCGCGCCCGGCGGCCGCACCGTCACCGTGGGGCTCCCCGCGCCCGACGCCCGAGCGTCGATCTCGCCGCTCGGGCTCGTGGCGGAGGGACGGACCATCGTCGGAAGCTATCTCGGCTCGGCGGTCCCCGCCCGCGACATCCCCGTCTTCGCCCAGATGTGGCGCGAAGGCAGGCTCCCGGTCGAGGCGCTGGTGTCGTCGAGGATCCGGCTCTCCGCCGTGAACGAGGCGATGGACCAGCTCGCCGACGGGACCGCCATCCGCCAGGTCATCGTGTTCGACGACGCCGACGGCCGGTAG
- a CDS encoding glycerol-3-phosphate dehydrogenase/oxidase → MIRLPERKARSETKSAIRRTALKLDRQEQIERLASQHVDVLVVGGGVTGCYTALDAVTRGLTVALVERDDFASGTSSKSSKMVHGGLRYIEQGNLPLVRRSLLERQRFRHNAPHLVQRLPFVFPVLAQDGVFDARIAKAFEGLLWTYDLAGGWRIGRLHQRLSVPEVLARAPRLRADRLKGGLLYYDSRTDDARLTLTIARTAAHFGATVLNGAACRGLVREGGRVRGATVEVDGRDIEVRASVVINATGVWSDTLDALSDPGHRPRIRPAKGVHIVVPWTRLPIDGTVTVPIPGRARRATCTRWGDVVVVGTTDTDYEGSLEEVLCTREEMQYLLDGANTAFDADLTPDDVVGSIAGLRPLVGGKEGATLDMSRDHRISTDAHGLVTVTGGKLTTSRHMGELVVDEALKVLGRQARCRTARLPLLGGAGYDTEATSATGGLGAHLGERYGTEARFVADLFNEDPSLVEPIIEGTAHLRAEVVYAARCELARTVDDVLSRRTRMRVFARDLSVKAAPEVGRLLQRELGLSDDEVARQVDDYISGIDREKTVLMEGLS, encoded by the coding sequence GTGATCCGGCTTCCCGAACGTAAGGCGAGATCAGAGACGAAGAGCGCCATCCGGCGCACCGCGCTGAAACTCGACCGCCAGGAGCAGATCGAACGGCTCGCCTCCCAGCACGTGGACGTCCTCGTCGTCGGCGGCGGCGTCACCGGCTGCTACACCGCGCTGGACGCCGTCACCCGCGGCCTGACCGTGGCGCTCGTGGAGCGGGACGACTTCGCGTCGGGCACCTCCTCCAAGTCGTCGAAGATGGTGCACGGCGGCCTGCGGTACATCGAGCAGGGCAACCTGCCGCTGGTCCGGCGTTCGCTGCTGGAGCGGCAGCGCTTCCGCCACAACGCGCCGCACCTGGTGCAGCGGCTGCCGTTCGTCTTCCCCGTCCTCGCCCAGGACGGCGTCTTCGACGCGCGCATCGCCAAGGCCTTCGAGGGCCTGCTGTGGACCTACGACCTCGCCGGGGGATGGCGCATCGGCAGGCTCCACCAGCGGCTCAGCGTGCCCGAGGTCCTCGCCCGCGCCCCACGGCTGCGCGCCGACCGGCTCAAGGGCGGGCTGCTCTACTACGACAGCCGCACCGACGACGCGCGCCTGACCCTGACCATCGCGCGGACCGCCGCGCACTTCGGGGCGACCGTGCTCAACGGCGCCGCCTGCCGCGGCCTCGTCCGCGAGGGCGGCAGGGTGCGCGGCGCGACCGTCGAGGTCGACGGCCGTGACATCGAGGTGCGGGCGAGCGTCGTGATCAATGCCACCGGAGTCTGGTCGGACACGCTCGACGCCCTGTCGGACCCCGGCCACCGGCCTCGGATCCGCCCCGCCAAGGGGGTGCACATCGTGGTGCCGTGGACCCGGCTGCCCATCGACGGCACCGTGACCGTGCCCATCCCCGGCCGGGCCCGCCGCGCGACCTGCACCCGCTGGGGGGACGTGGTCGTGGTCGGGACGACCGACACCGACTACGAGGGCTCCCTGGAGGAGGTGCTGTGCACCCGGGAGGAGATGCAGTATCTCCTCGACGGGGCCAACACCGCCTTCGACGCCGACCTCACCCCGGACGACGTGGTCGGCTCGATCGCCGGGCTCCGTCCCCTGGTCGGCGGCAAGGAGGGGGCCACCCTCGACATGAGCCGCGACCACCGCATCTCGACGGACGCGCACGGCCTCGTCACCGTCACCGGCGGCAAGCTCACCACCAGCCGCCACATGGGTGAGCTCGTGGTCGACGAGGCCCTGAAGGTGCTCGGCCGCCAGGCCCGCTGCCGTACGGCACGCCTCCCCCTGCTGGGCGGCGCCGGCTACGACACGGAGGCCACCTCGGCCACCGGGGGGCTCGGCGCCCACCTGGGGGAGCGGTACGGCACCGAGGCCCGCTTCGTCGCCGACCTCTTCAACGAGGATCCGTCCCTCGTCGAGCCGATCATCGAGGGCACCGCCCACCTGCGGGCCGAGGTGGTCTACGCGGCCCGGTGCGAGCTGGCGCGGACCGTCGACGACGTGCTGTCCCGCCGCACCCGGATGCGGGTGTTCGCCCGGGACCTGTCGGTCAAGGCGGCCCCGGAGGTCGGCCGGCTGCTCCAGCGGGAGCTCGGGCTGTCCGACGACGAGGTCGCCCGGCAGGTCGACGACTACATCTCCGGCATCGACCGGGAGAAGACCGTACTGATGGAGGGACTTTCATGA
- a CDS encoding putative quinol monooxygenase, whose amino-acid sequence MSYVVQAVWTARDGEENAVADIIRTITPLSRREPGNLVYQAHVSVDDPRRFMIYEQYVDAAAFEAHRASEHFQKHVVGDCLARLASREVVAYEPLDP is encoded by the coding sequence ATGTCTTATGTCGTGCAAGCCGTCTGGACCGCCCGTGACGGAGAGGAGAACGCCGTCGCCGACATCATCCGGACCATCACCCCGCTGTCCCGCCGGGAGCCGGGCAATCTCGTCTACCAGGCCCACGTCTCCGTCGACGACCCCCGGCGGTTCATGATCTACGAACAGTACGTCGACGCCGCGGCCTTCGAGGCGCACCGCGCCTCCGAGCACTTCCAGAAGCACGTCGTCGGCGACTGCCTGGCCCGCCTCGCCTCCCGGGAGGTCGTCGCCTACGAGCCTCTCGACCCCTGA
- a CDS encoding FAD-binding oxidoreductase, translating to MISRQTITHPFNRGDYVVGAPTPPRWAADCPPGAGEASLQTAVVEVPDTVVAELRAVAAAVHTDRDEVILRTRDWWAGTSIGETDGNPATPDAVIVEASDEEQVAAVVRVCRAHGIPLTVSAGRSNVLGAALPVFGGVVLDVCRLNQIISFDAESMIVEVQAGMFGDLFEKELQEVHGATTGHWPSAFAISTVGGWAACRGAGQLSTRYGKIEDMVVGLDVVLPDGSTASYGTYPRAAVGPDLRQLFIGSEGTLGVITRLRLRTHRLPSYATGLAYGFDTFAAGLDACREILQRGATPAVLRLYDAHESGTHFGEPGTNLLLIADEGDPALVDAAMAVAEEVCGERASVTLDGDALLARWLDERMIVGKSGDGFAKGPGFVADTCEIAGPWSSLPAIYDEVVAAIEAVPGTLRASAHQSHAYTDGACLYFSLRGDVERPRRREWYRAAWDAANEVLIRHGAAISHHHGVGLLRSPYVERSLGSGFGTWVAIKQALDPTGIMNPGKLGLPDRFKAGTADQG from the coding sequence ATGATCAGCAGGCAGACCATCACCCATCCGTTCAACCGGGGCGACTACGTCGTCGGCGCCCCCACCCCGCCGCGCTGGGCCGCCGACTGCCCGCCCGGCGCGGGAGAGGCCAGTCTGCAGACTGCCGTGGTGGAGGTCCCCGACACGGTCGTCGCCGAGCTGCGCGCGGTCGCCGCCGCCGTGCACACCGACCGGGACGAGGTGATCCTGCGCACCCGTGACTGGTGGGCGGGCACGTCCATCGGGGAGACGGACGGCAACCCCGCCACCCCGGACGCCGTGATCGTCGAGGCGTCCGACGAGGAGCAGGTGGCCGCCGTGGTCCGCGTCTGCCGCGCGCACGGCATCCCCCTGACGGTCTCGGCCGGCCGCAGCAACGTCCTCGGGGCCGCCCTGCCGGTGTTCGGCGGGGTCGTGCTGGACGTCTGCCGGCTCAACCAGATCATCTCCTTCGACGCCGAGTCGATGATCGTCGAGGTGCAGGCGGGCATGTTCGGCGACCTGTTCGAGAAGGAGCTGCAGGAGGTGCACGGCGCCACCACCGGGCACTGGCCGTCCGCCTTCGCCATCTCCACGGTCGGCGGCTGGGCCGCCTGCCGCGGCGCCGGCCAGCTGTCCACCCGGTACGGGAAGATAGAGGACATGGTCGTCGGCCTGGACGTGGTCCTCCCGGACGGGAGCACCGCCAGCTACGGCACCTATCCCCGGGCCGCCGTCGGCCCGGACCTCCGCCAGCTCTTCATCGGCTCCGAGGGCACCCTGGGCGTGATCACCCGGCTGCGGTTGCGGACCCACCGGCTGCCCTCCTACGCGACGGGCCTGGCGTACGGGTTCGACACGTTCGCCGCGGGTCTGGACGCCTGCCGGGAGATCCTCCAGAGGGGCGCGACCCCCGCGGTGCTGCGCCTGTACGACGCGCACGAGAGCGGCACCCATTTCGGCGAGCCGGGCACCAACCTGCTGCTCATCGCCGACGAGGGGGACCCGGCGCTGGTGGACGCGGCCATGGCGGTGGCCGAGGAGGTCTGCGGCGAGCGGGCGTCGGTGACGCTCGACGGCGACGCGCTCCTCGCCCGCTGGCTGGACGAGCGGATGATCGTCGGCAAGTCCGGTGACGGTTTCGCCAAGGGTCCCGGCTTCGTCGCCGACACCTGTGAGATCGCCGGGCCGTGGTCGTCGCTGCCGGCGATCTACGACGAGGTGGTCGCGGCCATCGAGGCGGTCCCGGGGACGCTGCGCGCCTCCGCGCACCAGTCGCACGCCTACACCGACGGGGCCTGCCTGTACTTCTCGCTCCGCGGTGACGTGGAGCGGCCCCGCCGCCGCGAGTGGTACCGGGCCGCCTGGGACGCCGCCAACGAGGTGCTCATCCGGCACGGCGCCGCGATCAGCCACCATCACGGTGTCGGACTGCTGCGCTCGCCGTACGTGGAGCGCTCGCTGGGCAGCGGCTTCGGCACCTGGGTGGCTATCAAGCAGGCCCTCGACCCGACGGGGATCATGAACCCCGGGAAGCTGGGGCTGCCCGACCGTTTCAAGGCCGGTACGGCCGACCAGGGCTAG
- the mltG gene encoding endolytic transglycosylase MltG yields MNIEDLLRETLSDMAHDEQPPPPGRFLQADGGRSPRRGLALAAAAAVTVLAVGAALAVEGLSSRVTVPRESTGQGTGQALVETGRGRTTLTVKAGLRLSDILDRLSTATGRPVAEFERAVKDGGALGLPAYAKGALEGFAFPATYEVSPESSPREILAAMVTRFNRAAQDADLVAGARRAGRTPLEILTIASIVQAESTDKRDMPKIARVIHNRLNHTPEMKLQLDSTVMYGLNKYGVSASNEDIRSRSPYNTYMRLGLPPGPIGNPGDDAIEAALKPAPGPWLFFVTTDPEKGVTKFAGSESEFLKLKEEFQKNRRKG; encoded by the coding sequence ATGAACATCGAGGATCTGCTGCGCGAGACCCTTTCCGACATGGCCCACGATGAGCAGCCACCCCCACCGGGCCGGTTCCTCCAGGCCGACGGAGGCCGATCCCCCCGCCGTGGCCTCGCCCTGGCGGCGGCGGCCGCCGTCACGGTGCTGGCGGTCGGAGCCGCACTCGCGGTCGAAGGGCTGTCCTCCCGGGTGACGGTGCCGCGGGAGTCCACCGGGCAGGGCACCGGCCAGGCGCTTGTGGAGACCGGACGGGGGCGGACCACCCTGACCGTGAAAGCGGGGCTGCGGCTCTCGGACATCTTGGATCGGCTCTCGACCGCCACCGGCAGGCCCGTGGCGGAGTTCGAGCGGGCCGTCAAGGACGGCGGGGCGCTCGGCCTGCCGGCCTACGCCAAGGGCGCGCTGGAAGGATTCGCCTTCCCCGCGACCTACGAGGTCTCGCCCGAGTCGAGCCCCCGCGAGATCCTCGCCGCGATGGTCACCCGCTTCAACCGCGCGGCCCAGGACGCCGACCTGGTGGCCGGCGCCAGGCGCGCCGGCCGTACGCCACTGGAGATCCTGACCATCGCCAGCATCGTCCAGGCCGAGTCGACCGACAAGCGCGACATGCCCAAGATCGCGCGGGTCATCCACAACCGGCTGAACCACACGCCCGAGATGAAGCTGCAGTTGGACAGCACGGTCATGTACGGCCTGAACAAGTACGGCGTCAGTGCGTCGAACGAGGACATCCGGAGCCGGTCGCCGTACAACACCTACATGCGCCTCGGCCTGCCGCCCGGTCCCATCGGCAACCCGGGGGACGACGCCATCGAGGCCGCCCTGAAGCCGGCCCCCGGCCCCTGGCTGTTCTTCGTGACGACCGATCCGGAGAAGGGCGTCACGAAGTTCGCCGGCTCCGAATCCGAGTTCCTCAAGCTGAAGGAGGAGTTCCAGAAGAACCGCAGGAAGGGGTGA
- a CDS encoding MFS transporter has translation MDDGPATTRTAVIRNAGDAADLIDTLKTLGGRANWIWFLALAGLFLDAYSNAALGAGLSPMVKQLNLSPAQVGLLTAMAPAIAIVSNPFGGWLAARIGRIRPLLITKVVFALGALLTAAGSDFQTVFAGRALVGIAYGMDFAVAMALLAEYTPASLKGRLNFWQGVWYTATTMNLLLTLVFYKFDVGADIWRWSVGSAAVFALALFVLQLTFLVESPTWLASKGRLREAVANLRRMYGFAAQEGPQEDGQSGKPAHQVGLRDAGVLFRKPYLPRTMLSTVISLTQAMQYFAVGWYLPVISLELFGKEFEKATLGSMAFNAVGIIGGCLSAYAGRRLGLRISSMLGYAMVFVALLVMGATFKELPIALAAMLPVLFIFFHSAGPGPNGKSIAALSYRSDIRTLGTGVTGMLGSLGSVAGLYLFPQLQAGLGVGTSLMLLSVVPLVGLLTCVAIKWDPTRVAVNLEEETIRLQQRKPVSA, from the coding sequence ATGGACGACGGCCCCGCGACCACAAGAACAGCAGTCATCCGCAACGCGGGAGACGCGGCCGATCTCATCGACACTCTCAAGACCCTGGGCGGCAGGGCGAACTGGATCTGGTTCCTCGCCCTGGCAGGTCTGTTCCTGGACGCCTACTCCAACGCGGCGCTGGGGGCCGGCCTGTCCCCCATGGTCAAGCAGCTGAACCTGTCACCCGCGCAGGTCGGCCTGCTCACCGCGATGGCCCCGGCGATCGCGATCGTCTCCAACCCCTTCGGTGGCTGGCTCGCCGCGCGGATCGGCCGGATCAGACCGCTGCTGATCACGAAGGTCGTCTTCGCGCTCGGCGCTCTGCTGACCGCGGCCGGCTCGGACTTCCAGACGGTCTTCGCCGGGCGGGCCCTGGTGGGCATCGCCTACGGCATGGACTTCGCCGTCGCCATGGCACTGCTCGCCGAATACACGCCCGCCTCCCTCAAGGGCAGGCTCAACTTCTGGCAGGGCGTCTGGTACACCGCGACGACCATGAACCTCCTGCTCACCCTGGTGTTCTACAAGTTCGACGTCGGCGCCGACATCTGGCGCTGGTCCGTCGGCTCCGCGGCCGTCTTCGCGCTCGCCCTGTTCGTGCTGCAGCTGACCTTCCTGGTGGAGAGCCCCACCTGGCTGGCGTCCAAGGGGCGTCTCCGGGAGGCCGTGGCGAACCTCCGCCGGATGTACGGGTTCGCCGCGCAGGAAGGGCCCCAGGAGGACGGGCAGTCCGGGAAGCCGGCGCACCAGGTCGGGCTGCGGGACGCGGGCGTGCTCTTCCGCAAGCCCTACCTGCCGCGGACCATGCTGTCGACCGTCATCTCCCTCACCCAGGCCATGCAGTACTTCGCCGTGGGCTGGTATCTGCCGGTGATCAGCCTTGAGCTGTTCGGCAAGGAGTTCGAGAAGGCGACCCTGGGTTCCATGGCGTTCAACGCCGTCGGCATCATCGGCGGCTGCCTGTCGGCCTACGCCGGCCGCCGGCTGGGTCTGCGGATCAGCTCCATGCTCGGGTACGCCATGGTGTTCGTCGCCCTGCTGGTCATGGGCGCGACGTTCAAGGAACTACCGATCGCGCTGGCCGCCATGCTGCCGGTGCTGTTCATCTTCTTCCACTCCGCCGGCCCCGGCCCCAACGGCAAGTCGATCGCGGCGCTGTCGTACCGCAGCGACATCCGCACGCTGGGCACCGGCGTGACCGGCATGCTCGGCAGCCTCGGATCGGTCGCGGGCCTGTACCTGTTCCCGCAGCTCCAGGCGGGCCTCGGGGTGGGCACCAGCCTGATGCTCCTGTCGGTGGTGCCGCTGGTCGGCCTGCTCACCTGCGTGGCGATCAAGTGGGATCCCACCCGCGTGGCGGTGAACCTGGAAGAAGAGACGATCCGCCTCCAGCAGCGCAAGCCGGTGTCGGCCTGA
- a CDS encoding FGGY family carbohydrate kinase — MTGERRRGVLSIDEGTTGTRAAVVLDDGGTAPPAYLPISVCSPDHLRVEQDGTEIWVNTVQVCREALDWASAHGVEITGVSISTQRATVLLWDTVTGAPLSQAVVWQDRRYAARLREWEPEWDAHLVQHTGRPVGSRAPLLWAAEELTRNEAAGRAHDEGRLAFGSIDTWLVWKLTGGARHVMSATNAVATGAYDLRTGDWHGPWVDFLGCPRDLLPRIVDEDGDFGVTDPSVLGVRLPILSVMGDQHAAMIALGAHRPGQAMCVHGTGTFLDAVAGDRPPAHLRQVPGVLTLVGWRSAGASVFSLEGYAPTTGSAMRWLCEEIGLFESPAQLAELAREHTGPTRVRFLPALAGLRTPVWSPEATGILTGLSLSTTRAELARGILDGFAHSVCDLLEGVEGAMGRPVTDLFCGGGLATSDVLMSSQADLIGRPVRRARDNGTASLRGTAYLGGVRTGLWPSLSAAVAGLRTAPVFEPTLSDAGRQEARAEWRDLLARHITPADHGARPQRPGARGAEPDSQEESTS, encoded by the coding sequence ATGACCGGAGAACGCCGCCGCGGCGTGCTCAGCATCGATGAGGGCACCACGGGCACCCGTGCCGCCGTCGTCCTCGACGACGGTGGCACGGCACCACCCGCCTACCTGCCCATCTCGGTCTGCTCGCCTGACCATCTGCGCGTCGAACAGGACGGGACGGAGATCTGGGTGAACACCGTCCAGGTCTGCCGTGAGGCGCTGGACTGGGCCTCCGCGCACGGGGTGGAGATCACCGGAGTGTCGATCTCCACCCAGCGCGCCACGGTGCTGTTGTGGGACACGGTGACCGGCGCGCCGCTGAGCCAGGCCGTGGTGTGGCAGGACCGCCGCTACGCCGCCCGGCTGCGGGAGTGGGAGCCGGAGTGGGACGCGCACCTCGTCCAGCACACCGGCCGGCCGGTCGGCTCCCGGGCGCCGCTGCTGTGGGCGGCGGAGGAGCTCACCCGGAACGAGGCCGCCGGCCGGGCCCACGACGAGGGCCGGCTCGCCTTCGGCTCGATCGACACCTGGCTGGTCTGGAAGCTCACCGGCGGGGCGCGCCATGTCATGTCCGCCACGAACGCCGTGGCGACGGGCGCCTACGACCTGCGGACGGGGGACTGGCACGGGCCGTGGGTGGACTTCCTCGGCTGCCCGCGCGACCTGCTGCCGCGGATCGTGGACGAGGACGGCGACTTCGGTGTCACCGACCCGTCGGTCCTCGGTGTGCGGCTGCCCATCCTGTCCGTCATGGGCGACCAGCACGCGGCGATGATCGCGCTCGGCGCCCACCGGCCCGGTCAGGCCATGTGCGTCCACGGGACCGGCACGTTCCTCGACGCCGTCGCGGGCGACCGGCCGCCCGCCCACCTCCGCCAGGTGCCGGGGGTGCTCACCCTGGTCGGCTGGCGGTCCGCGGGCGCGTCCGTGTTCAGCCTGGAGGGGTACGCCCCGACGACCGGCTCCGCGATGCGCTGGCTGTGCGAGGAGATCGGGCTGTTCGAGTCACCGGCCCAGCTGGCCGAGCTCGCCCGCGAGCACACGGGGCCGACCCGGGTGCGGTTCCTGCCCGCGCTGGCGGGGCTGCGGACCCCGGTCTGGTCGCCGGAGGCCACCGGGATCCTCACCGGGCTCAGCCTGTCCACGACCCGGGCGGAGCTGGCGCGCGGCATCCTCGACGGCTTCGCGCACTCGGTGTGCGACCTGCTGGAAGGCGTGGAGGGGGCCATGGGCCGGCCGGTCACCGACCTGTTCTGCGGCGGCGGGCTCGCCACCAGCGACGTGTTGATGTCCAGCCAGGCGGATCTGATCGGCCGGCCCGTACGGCGCGCCCGCGACAACGGGACCGCCAGCCTCCGCGGCACCGCCTACCTCGGCGGCGTGCGGACCGGGCTGTGGCCGAGCCTCTCGGCGGCCGTCGCCGGGCTCCGGACCGCCCCCGTCTTCGAACCCACCCTGTCAGACGCCGGGCGCCAGGAGGCCCGCGCCGAATGGCGCGACCTGCTGGCCCGCCACATCACCCCCGCCGACCACGGCGCCCGGCCGCAGAGGCCCGGGGCCCGCGGCGCCGAACCCGATTCACAGGAGGAATCAACGTCGTGA
- a CDS encoding glycerol-3-phosphate responsive antiterminator, with product MNHRPKRPVDRRLLAALAEHPVMASLVGVEMADRFTTTSTPLGILASVPLGDLTETVRRTVAAGKIVFVNMDSTPGLGHDPGALTYLKGIGAIGICSTRAAIIERASSLGLLAMQKVFVTDRSNLHRSLQSVARSRPDLVQLMPAVVLRYMEQQARALGVPYLAAGFVQDEADVVEALHHGAAGVCTSDEELWGLRRSALRAS from the coding sequence GTGAACCATCGTCCAAAACGTCCCGTTGACCGGCGCCTGCTGGCCGCGCTGGCGGAACATCCCGTCATGGCGTCACTGGTCGGTGTGGAGATGGCGGACCGGTTCACCACCACCTCGACCCCGCTCGGCATCCTCGCCTCGGTCCCGCTCGGCGACCTGACGGAGACGGTCCGGCGGACCGTCGCCGCGGGCAAGATCGTGTTCGTCAACATGGACTCGACCCCCGGTCTGGGCCACGACCCCGGCGCCCTGACCTACCTCAAGGGGATCGGGGCGATCGGGATCTGTTCCACCCGCGCGGCGATCATCGAGCGGGCGAGCAGTCTGGGCCTGCTGGCCATGCAGAAGGTGTTCGTCACCGACCGCTCCAACCTGCACCGCAGCCTCCAGTCCGTCGCCCGCTCCCGCCCGGACCTGGTCCAGCTCATGCCCGCTGTCGTGTTGCGCTACATGGAGCAGCAGGCCAGAGCGCTCGGCGTGCCGTATCTGGCGGCCGGGTTCGTCCAGGACGAGGCGGACGTGGTCGAGGCACTCCACCACGGTGCCGCCGGGGTCTGCACCTCGGACGAGGAGCTGTGGGGGCTGCGCCGCTCGGCCCTGCGCGCCTCCTGA
- a CDS encoding SigE family RNA polymerase sigma factor, with product MDPGFAADFRQFVIDRSEALFRTAYLLTGDRHAAEDLVQSALAKTSAKWRDLRDPAAVEGYVRRVMYHEQVSWWRRRSRIAEVSTGWLPEQIGDGHAEIVDLRLVMRTALARLTPRQRTILVLRYFEDLSETEIARLLGVRVGSVRSQIYRSLERLKKAAPELSTVRELR from the coding sequence CCGGTCGGAGGCTCTGTTCCGTACCGCGTACCTGCTGACCGGTGACCGGCACGCCGCTGAGGACCTGGTGCAGTCGGCGCTGGCCAAGACGTCGGCGAAGTGGCGCGACCTGCGCGACCCGGCGGCCGTCGAGGGTTACGTCCGCCGCGTCATGTACCACGAGCAGGTGAGCTGGTGGCGGCGCCGTTCCCGCATCGCGGAAGTGTCCACCGGGTGGCTGCCCGAACAGATCGGCGACGGGCACGCCGAGATCGTGGACCTCCGCCTGGTGATGCGCACGGCTCTTGCCCGGCTGACACCCCGGCAGCGGACCATACTCGTGCTGCGCTACTTCGAAGACCTGTCCGAGACCGAGATCGCACGGCTGCTCGGGGTCAGGGTGGGCTCGGTCCGCAGCCAGATCTACCGGTCGTTGGAGCGCCTGAAGAAGGCCGCACCCGAGCTGAGCACCGTGAGGGAGCTGCGATGA
- a CDS encoding DMT family transporter, with translation MAAAPAVFVVLWSSAFIAGIPGVAAAPPLLLMFARFALAGVLLAGYALITRAPWPRGRALAHIAVSGLLIQAVQFGSFYTALGMGFPAAVVSLVQGLNPVVIVLATRFLGERVTRRQGLGFALGAAGVMLAVADRVSLSIWGVVLCLVGLFGLSAGTLYQKRFVPRMDVRTGTAVQLLASAPAVGLACLAVETPRVSDWAAFGGSVAWMVLVNSIAAFILLNMMLLRSSASRVSTMFFLTPSVTAVLAWLLVGQSLHPLAVAGLVLGGAGVLLANHRPAQDEG, from the coding sequence ATGGCGGCCGCGCCTGCCGTGTTCGTCGTGCTCTGGAGCAGCGCGTTCATCGCCGGCATTCCGGGGGTCGCGGCCGCTCCGCCGCTGCTCCTGATGTTCGCGCGCTTCGCCCTGGCCGGGGTGCTGCTCGCCGGGTACGCCCTGATCACGCGCGCGCCCTGGCCACGCGGCCGGGCCCTGGCGCACATCGCCGTCTCCGGTCTGCTCATCCAGGCCGTCCAGTTCGGCAGCTTCTACACCGCGCTCGGCATGGGCTTCCCGGCGGCCGTCGTCTCCCTCGTCCAGGGGCTCAACCCTGTCGTCATCGTGCTGGCCACGCGCTTCCTCGGCGAGAGGGTCACCCGGCGGCAGGGACTCGGCTTCGCCCTCGGCGCGGCCGGTGTGATGCTCGCCGTCGCCGACCGGGTGAGCCTTTCGATCTGGGGCGTGGTGCTGTGCCTGGTCGGGCTGTTCGGCCTGAGCGCCGGCACCCTCTACCAGAAGCGTTTCGTCCCGCGCATGGACGTCCGCACCGGGACCGCCGTGCAGCTTCTCGCCAGCGCCCCGGCGGTCGGGCTGGCCTGCCTGGCCGTCGAGACCCCGCGGGTGTCGGACTGGGCGGCGTTCGGCGGGTCCGTGGCCTGGATGGTGCTGGTCAACTCCATCGCGGCGTTCATCCTGCTCAACATGATGCTGCTGCGCTCGTCCGCCAGCCGGGTCAGCACGATGTTCTTCCTGACGCCCTCGGTGACGGCGGTGCTGGCCTGGCTGCTCGTCGGCCAGTCACTGCACCCGCTCGCCGTCGCCGGGCTCGTCCTCGGCGGCGCCGGCGTCCTGCTCGCCAATCACCGGCCGGCACAGGACGAAGGGTGA